In Thermobaculum terrenum ATCC BAA-798, the DNA window TCAGCTATCCGACGCGGTAGCTATTATGGAGAAGTATCACATCAGCGGTGTGCCTGTGGTAGATGAAGAGGGCAAGCTTGTAGGTATACTTACCAACAGAGACATCAGGTTCGAGACCGACCTGACCAAGCCGATAAGCTCCGCTATGACCTCCGAGAACCTTATAACGGCCCCAGTAGGCACCACCCTAGAGGAAGCCAGGGAGATACTGCACCGATATAAGATAGAGAAGTTGCCAGTGGTGGACGATGAGGGCCGCTTGAAAGGTCTTATAACGGTCAAGGATATCCAGAAGAAGATTCAGTTCCCGATGGCTACTAAGGATGAGAAGGGCAGGCTGAGAGTAGGGGCTGCCGTAGGAGTGGGGCCTGCGGGACTGGAGAGGGCGGAGGCGCTTATAGCTGCCGGGGTTGATGTCATAGTTGTGGACACTGCTCATGGCCATACCAAGGCCGTGATAGATATAGTCAGAGAGATTAAGGCTCGCTGGGATGTGGACGTTATAGCCGGTAACGTGGGCACTCCAGAGGGTGCTGAAGATCTCGTAAGAGCTGGAGCCGATGGCGTCAAAGTCGGTATAGGTCCAGGTGCGATCTGTACCACGAGGATAGTTGCAGGTGCGGGCGTGCCTCAGCTGACGGCCATCTATAACTGTGCCCGCGCAGTGGCTCCCTATGGTGCGACTATCATAGCTGATGGAGGCATACAGTACTCTGGCGATATCGCCAAGGCTATAGCTGCCGGAGCGGACACAGTCATGCTCGGTAGCCTCCTGGCTGGTGTCGACGAAAGCCCAGGAGAGGTGCTCATATACCAGGGTGAAAGGTATAAGGAGTACCGTGGTATGGGGTCCATTGCTGCCATGAAGCAGAGAGGATATAGCAGGGACCGCTACGGACAGGCGGA includes these proteins:
- the guaB gene encoding IMP dehydrogenase — protein: MLDDKFALEGYTFDDVLLVPAYSEVLPSEVSTSTCLTPRISLNIPIVSAAMDTVTEARMAIALAREGGIGIIHRNLSIEEQVAEVDKVKRSEAGMIVEPVTLPPYAQLSDAVAIMEKYHISGVPVVDEEGKLVGILTNRDIRFETDLTKPISSAMTSENLITAPVGTTLEEAREILHRYKIEKLPVVDDEGRLKGLITVKDIQKKIQFPMATKDEKGRLRVGAAVGVGPAGLERAEALIAAGVDVIVVDTAHGHTKAVIDIVREIKARWDVDVIAGNVGTPEGAEDLVRAGADGVKVGIGPGAICTTRIVAGAGVPQLTAIYNCARAVAPYGATIIADGGIQYSGDIAKAIAAGADTVMLGSLLAGVDESPGEVLIYQGERYKEYRGMGSIAAMKQRGYSRDRYGQADIGNVSKLVPEGIEARVPYKGPLSNLVYQLVGGLRSAMGYCGARNIREMKENTKFMRITNAGLRESHPHDVVITREAPNYRLR